A single region of the Rhodospirillaceae bacterium genome encodes:
- a CDS encoding helix-turn-helix transcriptional regulator yields MDTVERGGGNVFADLGLPDSDAHIVKAELVSRIDDIVRRRGITQAEAGRMLGLSQPDVSRLLRGDFREYSLERLLRLLTVLGRDIDIVIRQPRSTGGGRLRVAASEAA; encoded by the coding sequence ATGGACACGGTAGAACGCGGCGGCGGCAACGTCTTCGCCGACCTCGGCCTGCCCGATTCCGACGCGCACATCGTGAAGGCCGAACTGGTGAGCCGCATCGACGACATCGTCCGCCGGCGCGGCATCACCCAGGCCGAGGCCGGACGCATGCTCGGCCTGTCCCAGCCCGACGTCTCGCGGCTGCTCCGGGGCGACTTCCGCGAATACTCGCTGGAGCGGCTGCTCCGCCTGCTGACCGTGCTCGGGCGCGACATCGACATCGTCATCCGCCAGCCGCGCTCGACCGGCGGCGGCA